The proteins below come from a single Eucalyptus grandis isolate ANBG69807.140 chromosome 3, ASM1654582v1, whole genome shotgun sequence genomic window:
- the LOC104437334 gene encoding plant intracellular Ras-group-related LRR protein 6, with product MMYERQQPARIAGAEDELKAAERRKRAVDEERLEIVDLSGLSLDSLPSPSLDLGIICKLDLSNNNLQMIPEPLAARLANVVVLDVHSNQLKALPSSIGCLSKLKLLNVAGNLLVSLPATILNCRSLEELNANFNQLTKLPDAVGLELINLKKLSVNSNKLAHLPRSTSRLTSLRVLDARLNCLRALPDDLESLVNLQTLNISQNFHHLQALPYSIGLLLSLVELDISYNRIAALPDSMGCLRKLQKLCVDGNPLVSPPPEVMEQGLHVVKEYLGERMTAGYESPPKKKSWIGKLVRYGTFNGNNNRWVNGEDRERLAPTDFQSINGLATPRHAGMFSPRRLFSPRNYFSR from the exons ATGATGTACGAACGGCAACAACCCGCGAGAATTGCGGGGGCGGAGGATGAGCTGAAGGCGgcggagaggaggaagagggcgGTGGATGAAGAGAGGTTGGAGATTGTGGACTTGAGCGGATTGTCACTGGATTCTCTTCCAAGCCCTTCTCTCGATTTGGGGATCATCTGCAAGTTAGACCTCTCCAACAACAATCTTCAG ATGATACCAGAGCCGCTGGCGGCGAGGCTGGCGAATGTGGTGGTGTTGGATGTGCACTCGAATCAGCTGAAGGCCCTCCCAAGCTCAATCGGATGCCTCTCTAAGCTCAAGCTCTTGAACGTCGCCGGAAACCTCCTCGTATCCCTCCCGGCCACTATTCTGAATTGCAG ATCCTTAGAAGAGCTGAATGCCAACTTCAACCAGCTGACCAAGCTACCGGACGCGGTTGGCCTTGAGCTCATCAACCTCAAGAAGCTATCTGTCAACTCGAACAAGCTCGCGCACCTGCCTCGCTCCACCTCCCGCCTCACCTCTCTCCGCGTCCTCGATGCCCGCCTCAACTGCCTTCGCGCGCTCCCCGACGACCTCGAGAGCTTGGTTAACCTTCAAACCCTCAACATCAGCCAAAACTTCCACCACCTCCAAGCTTTGCCTTACTCCATCGGACTCCTACTCTCCCTCGTGGAGCTCGACATCAGCTACAACAGGATAGCGGCCCTGCCCGACTCCATGGGGTGCCTCAGGAAGCTCCAGAAGCTCTGCGTCGACGGGAACCCTCTAGTCTCGCCCCCGCCCGAGGTCATGGAGCAAGGCTTGCACGTGGTGAAGGAGTACCTGGGTGAACGGATGACTGCCGGCTACGAAAGCCCGCCGAAGAAGAAATCGTGGATCGGGAAGTTGGTGAGGTACGGCACATTTAATGGGAATAACAACAGGTGGGTTAATGGAGAAGATAGGGAAAGGCTCGCCCCGACCGATTTCCAGTCCATCAATGGCCTCGCTACGCCGAGGCACGCGGGAATGTTCTCGCCGCGGCGCCTCTTCTCTCCTCGGAATTATTTCTCCAGGTAA
- the LOC104437335 gene encoding protein CHLOROPLAST IMPORT APPARATUS 2, which yields MSSCLSGGGRTYQFDLEIIHKSRWISASRASSSPPPSSSSSPVSTLSESSNSPISISTTKARTPRKRPNQIYNEAAALLSTVYPTIFSTKYLENPRKFSNFEDYFSDESSDLLLPLPDVETASFLLRQPIPAKPDPRIEPRYSLRFPENQCGNNQSISKSPQLDDELDEDELDAESILDEETGEGIDSILGKLSASAAASDEAAEAAAASYGIPVGLGFGTRRGIRPLKRVDEASWWNFFTVVDVVEISPKLNNRASDSNSVDNKKKKNNKKKAAKTPSEPKTQTSSAAPAAAADAAARGRPKPGGLMLKLNYDGVLDAWSRRGRPFSGERPVPDVPVELADFDSFLNNGIEREGTGSRYKEKRHTRLFSKKTEYQVKKAPAYERPRVKGRFVRRPDSCCSDPK from the exons ATGTCTTCGTGCTTGAGCGGGGGCGGAAGGACGTATCAGTTCGATCTGGAAATCATCCATAAGTCCCGTTGGATATCGGCTTCTCGAGCATCGTCGtcgcctcctccttcttcttcttcttcgcccgTTTCGACCCTTTCGGAATCGAGCAATTCTCCAATCTCGATCTCCACCACAAAAGCACGCACCCCAAGAAAACGGCCTAATCAGATTTACAACGAGGCGGCTGCTCTGCTCTCGACCGTCTACCCCACCATATTCTCCACTAAGTATCTGGAAAATCCCCGGAAATTCTCCAATTTCGAGGACTATTTCTCCGACGAATCCTCCGATTTGCTGTTACCTCTTCCCGACGTCGAGACGGCCAGCTTCTTACTCCGTCAGCCGATTCCGGCCAAACCAGATCCCCGAATCGAACCGAGGTACTCTCTACGGTTTCCTGAGAATCAATGCGGCAACAACCAAAGCATATCAAAGTCGCCCCAACTGGACGATGAGCTCGACGAAGACGAGCTCGATGCGGAGTCGATCCTCGATGAAGAGACCGGGGAAGGAATCGACAGTATCCTGGGGAAGCTGAGCGCGAGCGCCGCCGCCAGCGATGAAGCCGCcgaagcggcggcggcgagctaCGGGATTCCGGTCGGGCTGGGGTTCGGGACGAGGAGGGGTATCAGGCCGCTGAAGCGCGTCGACGAAGCGAGCTGGTGGAATTTCTTCACCGTCGTCGACGTCGTCGAAATCTCTCCAAAGCTCAACAACAGAGCATCGGATTCGAATTCCGTCgataacaagaagaagaagaataacaaGAAGAAAGCCGCCAAGACACCGTCAGAACCCAAAACCCAAACGTCGTcggcggcgccggcggcggcggccgacgCAGCAGCGAGGGGGCGGCCGAAACCCGGCGGTTTGATGCTAAAATTGAACTACGACGGCGTGTTGGACGCTTGGTCCCGCCGCGGCCGGCCTTTTTCCGGCGAGAGGCCCGTCCCCGACGTACCG GTCGAGCTAGCAGATTTCGATTCATTTCTGAATAATGGAATAGAGAGGGAAGGCACGGGGTCACGCTATAAGGAAAAGCGTCACACGCGCCTCTTCTCCAAAAAGACCGAGTATCAAGTCAAGAAAGCACCCGCCTATGAAAGGCCTAGGGTCAAG gggCGTTTTGTGAGAAGGCCAGATTCATGCTGTAGCGACCCGAAATGA